Proteins co-encoded in one Zalophus californianus isolate mZalCal1 chromosome 9, mZalCal1.pri.v2, whole genome shotgun sequence genomic window:
- the CFAP94 gene encoding protein CASC1 isoform X1, translating to MGPKAKKSGRKKRKITKAERLKQLQEEEERRQREEEEARVKYEKEEMERLEIQRIEKEKWHQLEAKDLERRNEELEELYLLEGCFPEAEKLKRDTRLLSQWKHYIQCDGSPDPSISPEINTFISLWKEETNETLEEVIAKSKLVLNLIDKLKLILLETPPYDLEDKNIIQYQGSILELQELLHLKFNIATEILLRQASTLADLDSGNMEKVIQDENVTLYVWANLKKNPRYKSVRFSETQIGFEIPRILATSDIALRLLHTHYDHVTPLCPVPTSLQEHTATVTHFVKDEVKNEEAAISKELQEEGKQRENESSSVQEEETKFEEQGDSEVQMSFVQEEPEATKFELEMKLLSETVLSAQLLLIENANEKPCFFEDNEVDLCQFTTLGGVYHLDILELPPQCKPMKGWMIVEILKEGLQKYIYPPETTEDVETENAFPPIEVTLEVQENVIFFEDPVVARWDAEGKHWQTDGISNVSYKSEERLITFSLETFGPVTLIQDSHINMPFQSWELRPLDVNKVLLTVTTVFTEIQIQIKENLCMLASIKLNNKKHSSILEGKWMTPISFICALKEAGLNIFPSGHSHFYVVINYKDPLVEMKAYRQLALLSSAFAFGWSKWNTVCNSKKVIVKLKEHLTEEPTQKPNWTNLMFSGDRAQRLKINENSEAFSEALQEETEFHSTLYHMVKDFASKKAMEKIRSSNCQFIDSVCYMLLSTRLLSYS from the exons GAtctggaaaggagaaatgaagaacttgaagaactttatttattagaggggtGTTTTCCTGAAGCAGAGAAATTGAAACGAGATACTAGATTGCTTTCTCAG TGGAAACACTACATTCAATGTGATGGGAGTCCTGATCCTTCAATATCCCCAGAAATTAATACTTTCATTAGCCTGTggaaagaggaaacaaatgaGACTCTTGAGGAAGTGATTGCGAAGAGTAAACTAGTGCTAAAT ttaattgataaattgaaattaattttgttgGAAACACCACCATATGATttggaagataaaaatataatacagtacCAAGGATCAATTCTAGAACTGCAGGAGCTCCTTCATCTTAAGTTTAACATAGCCACAGAAATACTTCTCAGA cAAGCTAGTACATTAGCAGATCTGGACAGTGGAAATATGGAAAAAGTCATTCAAGATGAAAATGTTACTCTATATGTGTGGGCAAACCTCAAGAAGAATCCAAG GTACAAAAGTGTCAGATTCTCTGAAACACAAATTGGATttgaaattccaaggattttagcAACAAGTGACATTGCTCTACGCCTCCTACATACACACTATGACCATGTCACACCACTGTGCCCTGTTCCAACATCATTACAAGAACATACTGCCACAGTAACTCACTTTGTCAAGGATGAAGTTAAGAATGAAGAAGCAGCAATCAGCAAAGAGCTCCAAGAAGAGGGTAAACAACGAGAAAATGAGTCCAGCTCAgttcaggaagaagaaacaaaatttgagGAACAAGGTGATAGTGAAGTACAAATG AGTTTTGTCCAGGAAGAACCTGAAGCCACAAAATTTGAACTGGAGATGAAATTATTAAGTGAAACAGTTTTATCAG CACAGTTGTTGCTGATAGAGAATGCTAATGAAAAGCCGTGTTTCTTTGAAGACAATGAGGTTGATTTATGCCAATTCACAACCCTGGGTGGAGTGTACCACTTGGATATTTTGGAGCTTCCCCCACAGTGTAAACCAATGAAAGGCTGGATGATTGTGGAA atactcaaAGAAGGATTGCAGAAATATATCTATCCTCCAGAAACTACAGAAGACGTTGAAACAGAAAATGCTTTCCCACCCATAGAGGTCACACTTGAGGTTCAGGAGAATGTAATCTTTTTTGAGGATCCTGTGGTTGCAAGGTGGGATGCTGAAG GTAAGCATTGGCAAACTGATGGCATCAGCAATGTCTCTTACAAATCAGAAGAGAGACTTATAACATTCAGCCTAGAAACTTTTGGCCCTGTTACCTTGATTCAAGATTCTCATATTAACATGCCGTTCCAGTCATGGGAACTAAGACCACTTGATGTGAATAAAGTACTTTTGACTGTGACTACAGTATTTACTGAGATTCAAATACAAATTAAG GAAAACCTCTGCATGTTAGCATCAATCAAACTAAATAACAAAAAGCATTCCTCTATTTTGGAAGGAAAATGGATGActcctatttcttttatttgtgctttGAAAGAAGCTGGATTGAATATCTTCCCTAGTGGACACTCTCATTTTTATGTTGTTATAAATTATAAG GATCCTTTAGTAGAAATGAAAGCTTATCGACAACTGGCCCTGTTAAGTTCTGCTTTTGCATTTGGTTGGAGCAAGTGGAATACAGTATGTAATTCAAAAAAAGTTATAGTTAAG ctgAAGGAACACCTTACTGAAGAACCTACTCAGAAACCTAATTGGACCAATTTAATGTTTAGTGGTGACAGAGCGCAAAGGCTCAAGATCAATGAAAACAGTGAGGCATTCTCTGAAGCCCTtcaggaggaaactgagtttcaTTCTACTTTATATCACATGGTTAAGGATTTTGCTTCcaaaaaagcaatggaaaaaattAGGAGCTCCAACTGTCAGTTTATTGACTCTGTGTGCTATATGCTACTCTCAACTAGATTACTCAGCTATTCTTAA
- the CFAP94 gene encoding protein CASC1 isoform X4: MGPKAKKSGRKKRKITKAERLKQLQEEEERRQREEEEARVKYEKEEMERLEIQRIEKEKWHQLEAKDLERRNEELEELYLLEGCFPEAEKLKRDTRLLSQWKHYIQCDGSPDPSISPEINTFISLWKEETNETLEEVIAKSKLVLNLIDKLKLILLETPPYDLEDKNIIQYQGSILELQELLHLKFNIATEILLRQASTLADLDSGNMEKVIQDENVTLYVWANLKKNPRYKSVRFSETQIGFEIPRILATSDIALRLLHTHYDHVTPLCPVPTSLQEHTATVTHFVKDEVKNEEAAISKELQEEGKQRENESSSVQEEETKFEEQGDSEVQMSFVQEEPEATKFELEMKLLSETVLSDNEVDLCQFTTLGGVYHLDILELPPQCKPMKGWMIVEILKEGLQKYIYPPETTEDVETENAFPPIEVTLEVQENVIFFEDPVVARWDAEGKHWQTDGISNVSYKSEERLITFSLETFGPVTLIQDSHINMPFQSWELRPLDVNKVLLTVTTVFTEIQIQIKENLCMLASIKLNNKKHSSILEGKWMTPISFICALKEAGLNIFPSGHSHFYVVINYKDPLVEMKAYRQLALLSSAFAFGWSKWNTVCNSKKVIVKLKEHLTEEPTQKPNWTNLMFSGDRAQRLKINENSEAFSEALQEETEFHSTLYHMVKDFASKKAMEKIRSSNCQFIDSVCYMLLSTRLLSYS, encoded by the exons GAtctggaaaggagaaatgaagaacttgaagaactttatttattagaggggtGTTTTCCTGAAGCAGAGAAATTGAAACGAGATACTAGATTGCTTTCTCAG TGGAAACACTACATTCAATGTGATGGGAGTCCTGATCCTTCAATATCCCCAGAAATTAATACTTTCATTAGCCTGTggaaagaggaaacaaatgaGACTCTTGAGGAAGTGATTGCGAAGAGTAAACTAGTGCTAAAT ttaattgataaattgaaattaattttgttgGAAACACCACCATATGATttggaagataaaaatataatacagtacCAAGGATCAATTCTAGAACTGCAGGAGCTCCTTCATCTTAAGTTTAACATAGCCACAGAAATACTTCTCAGA cAAGCTAGTACATTAGCAGATCTGGACAGTGGAAATATGGAAAAAGTCATTCAAGATGAAAATGTTACTCTATATGTGTGGGCAAACCTCAAGAAGAATCCAAG GTACAAAAGTGTCAGATTCTCTGAAACACAAATTGGATttgaaattccaaggattttagcAACAAGTGACATTGCTCTACGCCTCCTACATACACACTATGACCATGTCACACCACTGTGCCCTGTTCCAACATCATTACAAGAACATACTGCCACAGTAACTCACTTTGTCAAGGATGAAGTTAAGAATGAAGAAGCAGCAATCAGCAAAGAGCTCCAAGAAGAGGGTAAACAACGAGAAAATGAGTCCAGCTCAgttcaggaagaagaaacaaaatttgagGAACAAGGTGATAGTGAAGTACAAATG AGTTTTGTCCAGGAAGAACCTGAAGCCACAAAATTTGAACTGGAGATGAAATTATTAAGTGAAACAGTTTTATCAG ACAATGAGGTTGATTTATGCCAATTCACAACCCTGGGTGGAGTGTACCACTTGGATATTTTGGAGCTTCCCCCACAGTGTAAACCAATGAAAGGCTGGATGATTGTGGAA atactcaaAGAAGGATTGCAGAAATATATCTATCCTCCAGAAACTACAGAAGACGTTGAAACAGAAAATGCTTTCCCACCCATAGAGGTCACACTTGAGGTTCAGGAGAATGTAATCTTTTTTGAGGATCCTGTGGTTGCAAGGTGGGATGCTGAAG GTAAGCATTGGCAAACTGATGGCATCAGCAATGTCTCTTACAAATCAGAAGAGAGACTTATAACATTCAGCCTAGAAACTTTTGGCCCTGTTACCTTGATTCAAGATTCTCATATTAACATGCCGTTCCAGTCATGGGAACTAAGACCACTTGATGTGAATAAAGTACTTTTGACTGTGACTACAGTATTTACTGAGATTCAAATACAAATTAAG GAAAACCTCTGCATGTTAGCATCAATCAAACTAAATAACAAAAAGCATTCCTCTATTTTGGAAGGAAAATGGATGActcctatttcttttatttgtgctttGAAAGAAGCTGGATTGAATATCTTCCCTAGTGGACACTCTCATTTTTATGTTGTTATAAATTATAAG GATCCTTTAGTAGAAATGAAAGCTTATCGACAACTGGCCCTGTTAAGTTCTGCTTTTGCATTTGGTTGGAGCAAGTGGAATACAGTATGTAATTCAAAAAAAGTTATAGTTAAG ctgAAGGAACACCTTACTGAAGAACCTACTCAGAAACCTAATTGGACCAATTTAATGTTTAGTGGTGACAGAGCGCAAAGGCTCAAGATCAATGAAAACAGTGAGGCATTCTCTGAAGCCCTtcaggaggaaactgagtttcaTTCTACTTTATATCACATGGTTAAGGATTTTGCTTCcaaaaaagcaatggaaaaaattAGGAGCTCCAACTGTCAGTTTATTGACTCTGTGTGCTATATGCTACTCTCAACTAGATTACTCAGCTATTCTTAA
- the CFAP94 gene encoding protein CASC1 isoform X3, translating to MGPKAKKSGRKKRKITKAERLKQLQEEEERRQREEEEARVKYEKEEMERLEIQRIEKEKWHQLEAKDLERRNEELEELYLLEGCFPEAEKLKRDTRLLSQWKHYIQCDGSPDPSISPEINTFISLWKEETNETLEEVIAKSKLVLNLIDKLKLILLETPPYDLEDKNIIQYQGSILELQELLHLKFNIATEILLRQASTLADLDSGNMEKVIQDENVTLYVWANLKKNPRYKSVRFSETQIGFEIPRILATSDIALRLLHTHYDHVTPLCPVPTSLQEHTATVTHFVKDEVKNEEAAISKELQEEGKQRENESSSVQEEETKFEEQGDSEVQMSFVQEEPEATKFELEMKLLSETVLSAQLLLIENANEKPCFFEDNEVDLCQFTTLGGVYHLDILELPPQCKPMKGWMIVEILKEGLQKYIYPPETTEDVETENAFPPIEVTLEVQENVIFFEDPVVARWDAEGKHWQTDGISNVSYKSEERLITFSLETFGPVTLIQDSHINMPFQSWELRPLDVNKVLLTVTTVFTEIQIQIKENLCMLASIKLNNKKHSSILEGKWMTPISFICALKEAGLNIFPSGHSHFYVVINYKDPLVEMKAYRQLALLSSAFAFGWSKWNTLKEHLTEEPTQKPNWTNLMFSGDRAQRLKINENSEAFSEALQEETEFHSTLYHMVKDFASKKAMEKIRSSNCQFIDSVCYMLLSTRLLSYS from the exons GAtctggaaaggagaaatgaagaacttgaagaactttatttattagaggggtGTTTTCCTGAAGCAGAGAAATTGAAACGAGATACTAGATTGCTTTCTCAG TGGAAACACTACATTCAATGTGATGGGAGTCCTGATCCTTCAATATCCCCAGAAATTAATACTTTCATTAGCCTGTggaaagaggaaacaaatgaGACTCTTGAGGAAGTGATTGCGAAGAGTAAACTAGTGCTAAAT ttaattgataaattgaaattaattttgttgGAAACACCACCATATGATttggaagataaaaatataatacagtacCAAGGATCAATTCTAGAACTGCAGGAGCTCCTTCATCTTAAGTTTAACATAGCCACAGAAATACTTCTCAGA cAAGCTAGTACATTAGCAGATCTGGACAGTGGAAATATGGAAAAAGTCATTCAAGATGAAAATGTTACTCTATATGTGTGGGCAAACCTCAAGAAGAATCCAAG GTACAAAAGTGTCAGATTCTCTGAAACACAAATTGGATttgaaattccaaggattttagcAACAAGTGACATTGCTCTACGCCTCCTACATACACACTATGACCATGTCACACCACTGTGCCCTGTTCCAACATCATTACAAGAACATACTGCCACAGTAACTCACTTTGTCAAGGATGAAGTTAAGAATGAAGAAGCAGCAATCAGCAAAGAGCTCCAAGAAGAGGGTAAACAACGAGAAAATGAGTCCAGCTCAgttcaggaagaagaaacaaaatttgagGAACAAGGTGATAGTGAAGTACAAATG AGTTTTGTCCAGGAAGAACCTGAAGCCACAAAATTTGAACTGGAGATGAAATTATTAAGTGAAACAGTTTTATCAG CACAGTTGTTGCTGATAGAGAATGCTAATGAAAAGCCGTGTTTCTTTGAAGACAATGAGGTTGATTTATGCCAATTCACAACCCTGGGTGGAGTGTACCACTTGGATATTTTGGAGCTTCCCCCACAGTGTAAACCAATGAAAGGCTGGATGATTGTGGAA atactcaaAGAAGGATTGCAGAAATATATCTATCCTCCAGAAACTACAGAAGACGTTGAAACAGAAAATGCTTTCCCACCCATAGAGGTCACACTTGAGGTTCAGGAGAATGTAATCTTTTTTGAGGATCCTGTGGTTGCAAGGTGGGATGCTGAAG GTAAGCATTGGCAAACTGATGGCATCAGCAATGTCTCTTACAAATCAGAAGAGAGACTTATAACATTCAGCCTAGAAACTTTTGGCCCTGTTACCTTGATTCAAGATTCTCATATTAACATGCCGTTCCAGTCATGGGAACTAAGACCACTTGATGTGAATAAAGTACTTTTGACTGTGACTACAGTATTTACTGAGATTCAAATACAAATTAAG GAAAACCTCTGCATGTTAGCATCAATCAAACTAAATAACAAAAAGCATTCCTCTATTTTGGAAGGAAAATGGATGActcctatttcttttatttgtgctttGAAAGAAGCTGGATTGAATATCTTCCCTAGTGGACACTCTCATTTTTATGTTGTTATAAATTATAAG GATCCTTTAGTAGAAATGAAAGCTTATCGACAACTGGCCCTGTTAAGTTCTGCTTTTGCATTTGGTTGGAGCAAGTGGAATACA ctgAAGGAACACCTTACTGAAGAACCTACTCAGAAACCTAATTGGACCAATTTAATGTTTAGTGGTGACAGAGCGCAAAGGCTCAAGATCAATGAAAACAGTGAGGCATTCTCTGAAGCCCTtcaggaggaaactgagtttcaTTCTACTTTATATCACATGGTTAAGGATTTTGCTTCcaaaaaagcaatggaaaaaattAGGAGCTCCAACTGTCAGTTTATTGACTCTGTGTGCTATATGCTACTCTCAACTAGATTACTCAGCTATTCTTAA
- the CFAP94 gene encoding protein CASC1 isoform X2, which translates to MSGRKKRKITKAERLKQLQEEEERRQREEEEARVKYEKEEMERLEIQRIEKEKWHQLEAKDLERRNEELEELYLLEGCFPEAEKLKRDTRLLSQWKHYIQCDGSPDPSISPEINTFISLWKEETNETLEEVIAKSKLVLNLIDKLKLILLETPPYDLEDKNIIQYQGSILELQELLHLKFNIATEILLRQASTLADLDSGNMEKVIQDENVTLYVWANLKKNPRYKSVRFSETQIGFEIPRILATSDIALRLLHTHYDHVTPLCPVPTSLQEHTATVTHFVKDEVKNEEAAISKELQEEGKQRENESSSVQEEETKFEEQGDSEVQMSFVQEEPEATKFELEMKLLSETVLSAQLLLIENANEKPCFFEDNEVDLCQFTTLGGVYHLDILELPPQCKPMKGWMIVEILKEGLQKYIYPPETTEDVETENAFPPIEVTLEVQENVIFFEDPVVARWDAEGKHWQTDGISNVSYKSEERLITFSLETFGPVTLIQDSHINMPFQSWELRPLDVNKVLLTVTTVFTEIQIQIKENLCMLASIKLNNKKHSSILEGKWMTPISFICALKEAGLNIFPSGHSHFYVVINYKDPLVEMKAYRQLALLSSAFAFGWSKWNTVCNSKKVIVKLKEHLTEEPTQKPNWTNLMFSGDRAQRLKINENSEAFSEALQEETEFHSTLYHMVKDFASKKAMEKIRSSNCQFIDSVCYMLLSTRLLSYS; encoded by the exons GAtctggaaaggagaaatgaagaacttgaagaactttatttattagaggggtGTTTTCCTGAAGCAGAGAAATTGAAACGAGATACTAGATTGCTTTCTCAG TGGAAACACTACATTCAATGTGATGGGAGTCCTGATCCTTCAATATCCCCAGAAATTAATACTTTCATTAGCCTGTggaaagaggaaacaaatgaGACTCTTGAGGAAGTGATTGCGAAGAGTAAACTAGTGCTAAAT ttaattgataaattgaaattaattttgttgGAAACACCACCATATGATttggaagataaaaatataatacagtacCAAGGATCAATTCTAGAACTGCAGGAGCTCCTTCATCTTAAGTTTAACATAGCCACAGAAATACTTCTCAGA cAAGCTAGTACATTAGCAGATCTGGACAGTGGAAATATGGAAAAAGTCATTCAAGATGAAAATGTTACTCTATATGTGTGGGCAAACCTCAAGAAGAATCCAAG GTACAAAAGTGTCAGATTCTCTGAAACACAAATTGGATttgaaattccaaggattttagcAACAAGTGACATTGCTCTACGCCTCCTACATACACACTATGACCATGTCACACCACTGTGCCCTGTTCCAACATCATTACAAGAACATACTGCCACAGTAACTCACTTTGTCAAGGATGAAGTTAAGAATGAAGAAGCAGCAATCAGCAAAGAGCTCCAAGAAGAGGGTAAACAACGAGAAAATGAGTCCAGCTCAgttcaggaagaagaaacaaaatttgagGAACAAGGTGATAGTGAAGTACAAATG AGTTTTGTCCAGGAAGAACCTGAAGCCACAAAATTTGAACTGGAGATGAAATTATTAAGTGAAACAGTTTTATCAG CACAGTTGTTGCTGATAGAGAATGCTAATGAAAAGCCGTGTTTCTTTGAAGACAATGAGGTTGATTTATGCCAATTCACAACCCTGGGTGGAGTGTACCACTTGGATATTTTGGAGCTTCCCCCACAGTGTAAACCAATGAAAGGCTGGATGATTGTGGAA atactcaaAGAAGGATTGCAGAAATATATCTATCCTCCAGAAACTACAGAAGACGTTGAAACAGAAAATGCTTTCCCACCCATAGAGGTCACACTTGAGGTTCAGGAGAATGTAATCTTTTTTGAGGATCCTGTGGTTGCAAGGTGGGATGCTGAAG GTAAGCATTGGCAAACTGATGGCATCAGCAATGTCTCTTACAAATCAGAAGAGAGACTTATAACATTCAGCCTAGAAACTTTTGGCCCTGTTACCTTGATTCAAGATTCTCATATTAACATGCCGTTCCAGTCATGGGAACTAAGACCACTTGATGTGAATAAAGTACTTTTGACTGTGACTACAGTATTTACTGAGATTCAAATACAAATTAAG GAAAACCTCTGCATGTTAGCATCAATCAAACTAAATAACAAAAAGCATTCCTCTATTTTGGAAGGAAAATGGATGActcctatttcttttatttgtgctttGAAAGAAGCTGGATTGAATATCTTCCCTAGTGGACACTCTCATTTTTATGTTGTTATAAATTATAAG GATCCTTTAGTAGAAATGAAAGCTTATCGACAACTGGCCCTGTTAAGTTCTGCTTTTGCATTTGGTTGGAGCAAGTGGAATACAGTATGTAATTCAAAAAAAGTTATAGTTAAG ctgAAGGAACACCTTACTGAAGAACCTACTCAGAAACCTAATTGGACCAATTTAATGTTTAGTGGTGACAGAGCGCAAAGGCTCAAGATCAATGAAAACAGTGAGGCATTCTCTGAAGCCCTtcaggaggaaactgagtttcaTTCTACTTTATATCACATGGTTAAGGATTTTGCTTCcaaaaaagcaatggaaaaaattAGGAGCTCCAACTGTCAGTTTATTGACTCTGTGTGCTATATGCTACTCTCAACTAGATTACTCAGCTATTCTTAA
- the CFAP94 gene encoding protein CASC1 isoform X5: protein MERLEIQRIEKEKWHQLEAKDLERRNEELEELYLLEGCFPEAEKLKRDTRLLSQWKHYIQCDGSPDPSISPEINTFISLWKEETNETLEEVIAKSKLVLNLIDKLKLILLETPPYDLEDKNIIQYQGSILELQELLHLKFNIATEILLRQASTLADLDSGNMEKVIQDENVTLYVWANLKKNPRYKSVRFSETQIGFEIPRILATSDIALRLLHTHYDHVTPLCPVPTSLQEHTATVTHFVKDEVKNEEAAISKELQEEGKQRENESSSVQEEETKFEEQGDSEVQMSFVQEEPEATKFELEMKLLSETVLSAQLLLIENANEKPCFFEDNEVDLCQFTTLGGVYHLDILELPPQCKPMKGWMIVEILKEGLQKYIYPPETTEDVETENAFPPIEVTLEVQENVIFFEDPVVARWDAEGKHWQTDGISNVSYKSEERLITFSLETFGPVTLIQDSHINMPFQSWELRPLDVNKVLLTVTTVFTEIQIQIKENLCMLASIKLNNKKHSSILEGKWMTPISFICALKEAGLNIFPSGHSHFYVVINYKDPLVEMKAYRQLALLSSAFAFGWSKWNTVCNSKKVIVKLKEHLTEEPTQKPNWTNLMFSGDRAQRLKINENSEAFSEALQEETEFHSTLYHMVKDFASKKAMEKIRSSNCQFIDSVCYMLLSTRLLSYS from the exons GAtctggaaaggagaaatgaagaacttgaagaactttatttattagaggggtGTTTTCCTGAAGCAGAGAAATTGAAACGAGATACTAGATTGCTTTCTCAG TGGAAACACTACATTCAATGTGATGGGAGTCCTGATCCTTCAATATCCCCAGAAATTAATACTTTCATTAGCCTGTggaaagaggaaacaaatgaGACTCTTGAGGAAGTGATTGCGAAGAGTAAACTAGTGCTAAAT ttaattgataaattgaaattaattttgttgGAAACACCACCATATGATttggaagataaaaatataatacagtacCAAGGATCAATTCTAGAACTGCAGGAGCTCCTTCATCTTAAGTTTAACATAGCCACAGAAATACTTCTCAGA cAAGCTAGTACATTAGCAGATCTGGACAGTGGAAATATGGAAAAAGTCATTCAAGATGAAAATGTTACTCTATATGTGTGGGCAAACCTCAAGAAGAATCCAAG GTACAAAAGTGTCAGATTCTCTGAAACACAAATTGGATttgaaattccaaggattttagcAACAAGTGACATTGCTCTACGCCTCCTACATACACACTATGACCATGTCACACCACTGTGCCCTGTTCCAACATCATTACAAGAACATACTGCCACAGTAACTCACTTTGTCAAGGATGAAGTTAAGAATGAAGAAGCAGCAATCAGCAAAGAGCTCCAAGAAGAGGGTAAACAACGAGAAAATGAGTCCAGCTCAgttcaggaagaagaaacaaaatttgagGAACAAGGTGATAGTGAAGTACAAATG AGTTTTGTCCAGGAAGAACCTGAAGCCACAAAATTTGAACTGGAGATGAAATTATTAAGTGAAACAGTTTTATCAG CACAGTTGTTGCTGATAGAGAATGCTAATGAAAAGCCGTGTTTCTTTGAAGACAATGAGGTTGATTTATGCCAATTCACAACCCTGGGTGGAGTGTACCACTTGGATATTTTGGAGCTTCCCCCACAGTGTAAACCAATGAAAGGCTGGATGATTGTGGAA atactcaaAGAAGGATTGCAGAAATATATCTATCCTCCAGAAACTACAGAAGACGTTGAAACAGAAAATGCTTTCCCACCCATAGAGGTCACACTTGAGGTTCAGGAGAATGTAATCTTTTTTGAGGATCCTGTGGTTGCAAGGTGGGATGCTGAAG GTAAGCATTGGCAAACTGATGGCATCAGCAATGTCTCTTACAAATCAGAAGAGAGACTTATAACATTCAGCCTAGAAACTTTTGGCCCTGTTACCTTGATTCAAGATTCTCATATTAACATGCCGTTCCAGTCATGGGAACTAAGACCACTTGATGTGAATAAAGTACTTTTGACTGTGACTACAGTATTTACTGAGATTCAAATACAAATTAAG GAAAACCTCTGCATGTTAGCATCAATCAAACTAAATAACAAAAAGCATTCCTCTATTTTGGAAGGAAAATGGATGActcctatttcttttatttgtgctttGAAAGAAGCTGGATTGAATATCTTCCCTAGTGGACACTCTCATTTTTATGTTGTTATAAATTATAAG GATCCTTTAGTAGAAATGAAAGCTTATCGACAACTGGCCCTGTTAAGTTCTGCTTTTGCATTTGGTTGGAGCAAGTGGAATACAGTATGTAATTCAAAAAAAGTTATAGTTAAG ctgAAGGAACACCTTACTGAAGAACCTACTCAGAAACCTAATTGGACCAATTTAATGTTTAGTGGTGACAGAGCGCAAAGGCTCAAGATCAATGAAAACAGTGAGGCATTCTCTGAAGCCCTtcaggaggaaactgagtttcaTTCTACTTTATATCACATGGTTAAGGATTTTGCTTCcaaaaaagcaatggaaaaaattAGGAGCTCCAACTGTCAGTTTATTGACTCTGTGTGCTATATGCTACTCTCAACTAGATTACTCAGCTATTCTTAA